The following are encoded together in the Ranitomeya imitator isolate aRanImi1 chromosome 4, aRanImi1.pri, whole genome shotgun sequence genome:
- the SPX gene encoding spexin, with the protein MKDSAPVAACTLILLMSSSVFPGSGGIPQTHFQRRNWTPQAMLYLKGAQGRRFISDESQRKDLYDRLQLETRSQNTNPITISEAAAMFLSSLQKAQEEADDGAMEQAGYLPDPLFSW; encoded by the exons ATGAAG GACTCTGCTCCGGTTGCCGCCTGCACTCTGATCTTGCTGATGAGCAGCTCCGTCTTCCCCGGCTCCGGGGGTATCCCGCAG ACTCATTTCCAGAGACGAAATTGGACCCCGCAGGCGATGCTGTACCTGAAGGGGGCAC AAGGTCGGCGCTTCATCTCGGATGAGAGTCAGAGGAAGGACCTGTACGATCGGCTGCAGCTCG AGACCCGGAGCCAAAACACCAACCCCATCACCATCTCCGAGGCAGCCGCCATGTTCCTCAGCTCCCTGCAGAAAGCTCAGGAGGAAG CTGATGATGGCGCTATGGAGCAGGCGGGGTACCTTCCGGACCCGTTATTCAGCTGGTGA